A genomic segment from Candidatus Polarisedimenticolia bacterium encodes:
- a CDS encoding LD-carboxypeptidase: MKPVLPPPLPPGGRIGVVAPAGPIRADALEEGLAYLRGRGFEVVEGKHLRCRHGYLAGTDAQRTADLNRAMADPRLDAVVFARGGYGCGRILADLDFAPLRSRPKLFLGYSDLTAFYAALRRATGLAGFYGPMVLNFNGAGKEFRESSLWSVLSRSAGWNQFRLPRRGILREGRSEGMLIGGCLSILVSLLGTPFDLDTRGAILFWEEVDEEPYRIDRMLNHLRLAGKLENLRGMVVGRLERCNPKGKTPGLPLAEIVTDHLRGTRFPVVLDFPAGHAPGKLTLPLGLPARLDTGARLLEILT, from the coding sequence GTGAAGCCGGTCCTGCCGCCGCCCCTCCCTCCCGGAGGACGGATCGGAGTGGTTGCCCCCGCGGGCCCGATCCGCGCCGACGCGCTGGAGGAAGGGCTGGCCTATCTTCGCGGCCGAGGCTTCGAGGTGGTGGAAGGAAAGCACCTTCGCTGCCGCCATGGCTATCTCGCCGGAACGGACGCCCAGCGCACCGCCGATCTCAACCGGGCCATGGCCGATCCGCGGTTGGACGCGGTGGTGTTCGCGCGCGGCGGTTACGGATGCGGGCGGATTCTGGCGGACCTCGATTTCGCTCCCTTGAGGTCCAGGCCGAAGCTCTTCCTCGGCTATTCCGATCTCACGGCGTTCTACGCTGCCTTGAGACGCGCGACTGGCCTCGCCGGCTTCTACGGTCCGATGGTCCTGAACTTCAACGGCGCCGGAAAGGAGTTCCGGGAATCGTCGCTCTGGTCGGTGCTGAGCCGGAGCGCGGGGTGGAATCAATTCCGCCTGCCGCGCCGCGGGATCCTGCGGGAAGGGCGTTCCGAGGGGATGCTGATCGGAGGGTGTCTGTCGATCCTGGTTTCCCTGTTGGGGACGCCGTTCGATCTCGACACGCGCGGCGCCATCCTGTTCTGGGAGGAGGTCGACGAAGAGCCCTACCGGATCGATCGGATGCTGAACCACCTGCGGTTGGCGGGGAAGCTCGAGAACCTCCGGGGGATGGTCGTCGGCAGGCTGGAGCGCTGCAACCCGAAAGGGAAGACCCCCGGGCTGCCGCTGGCGGAGATCGTGACCGATCATCTGCGCGGGACGCGCTTCCCGGTCGTGCTCGATTTTCCCGCCGGTCACGCCCCCGGCAAGCTCACTCTGCCGCTGGGGCTCCCCGCCCGTCTGGACACCGGCGCCCGGTTGCTCGAAATCCTCACTTGA
- a CDS encoding ankyrin repeat domain-containing protein, protein MTTSEEMIAALKAGDTDRVTALLRSDPSLSSTRDPAGVSMVLLAVYLGRNDLAQLLCGGRKILDVFEAAALGSLGEVTSLARSEPGLVNAYSSDGFTPLHLAAFFGHPGVARLLLDCGAEVDAESRNGSRLRPIHSAAAHRQPAISLEIVRLLLARGADPNRKQEKGYTPLHQAAAQANLKMVELLLDQGAEVNSRTDDGRTALTLARDNGHDAASELLRRRGGVE, encoded by the coding sequence ATGACGACTTCCGAGGAGATGATCGCCGCTCTCAAAGCCGGGGACACGGATCGAGTCACCGCGCTCCTGCGCTCCGATCCGAGCCTCTCCTCGACGCGGGATCCAGCCGGGGTCTCGATGGTCCTTCTGGCGGTCTACCTGGGGCGGAACGACCTGGCGCAGCTTTTGTGCGGCGGGCGCAAGATCCTCGACGTCTTCGAGGCCGCGGCCCTGGGCTCGCTCGGCGAGGTGACTTCGCTCGCGCGCTCCGAGCCGGGCCTGGTGAACGCCTATTCCTCCGACGGCTTTACCCCCCTTCACTTGGCGGCGTTCTTCGGGCATCCGGGAGTCGCGCGCCTGCTTCTGGACTGCGGCGCGGAGGTCGACGCCGAGTCGAGGAACGGCAGCCGGTTGCGACCGATCCACTCCGCGGCCGCCCACCGTCAGCCGGCCATCTCCCTGGAGATCGTCCGCCTTCTCCTGGCGCGCGGCGCCGATCCGAATCGCAAGCAGGAAAAGGGATACACGCCGCTGCACCAGGCCGCGGCGCAGGCCAACTTGAAGATGGTGGAGCTTCTGCTCGACCAGGGGGCCGAGGTCAACTCCCGGACCGACGACGGGCGCACCGCCCTCACCCTGGCGCGCGACAACGGGCACGACGCCGCCTCGGAGCTCCTCCGTCGCCGTGGCGGGGTCGAGTAG
- a CDS encoding GWxTD domain-containing protein, with translation MVKRLGFGSILTGLLAATLSFAAEIQPADWNQPGKKWSHGPVRCLLTAEEEKQLKGLKTDEDFKRFVKEFWERRDPTPGTPANEYLEFFAKRVDEANKRFIQTTETGAISDRGQVFLLLGMPAKVNTGKNMEWVYENVPHVTPASFKILFHAVEAGNILLLGKKDVEAIFNSNEFLRGLGPKAKEIFAPAPAVAQALPALESAPPPEAAATEESKLLDSLAGSDLLPTAIPLQVRTDVYQATKGDSFAVVTLAVARADAGSPLLGFARFAAESGDVRAVTLAAPDSFLPAETENADPSSSVLLFQGGAGLHPGRYILLAGVRSPETGKAGVVKQSIEIPKYEGGGLALSTVALVRKLEGPLTPPAVTDGKKAPFYLGSFRVVPSLDGVFKQGTDMAWYYQIYNAATDPATGQPNLTIQYDFLLKQKGDYHPVTAPQIEKNRTSQIAAFSFQLIKPTATQKGWVDGDYKLAIKVTDEVAQKSVTQEIPFRVIP, from the coding sequence ATGGTCAAGCGTCTAGGGTTCGGATCGATTCTGACCGGTTTGCTCGCGGCGACGCTTTCCTTCGCCGCCGAGATCCAGCCGGCGGACTGGAATCAACCCGGGAAGAAATGGTCCCACGGCCCGGTGCGCTGCCTCCTGACCGCCGAAGAGGAAAAGCAGCTCAAGGGGCTAAAAACCGACGAAGACTTCAAGCGGTTCGTGAAGGAGTTCTGGGAACGCCGGGACCCGACCCCCGGCACGCCGGCCAATGAATACCTCGAGTTCTTCGCGAAGCGGGTGGACGAGGCAAACAAGCGCTTCATCCAGACGACCGAGACGGGAGCCATCAGCGACCGCGGACAGGTCTTCCTCCTTCTCGGAATGCCGGCCAAGGTGAACACCGGCAAGAACATGGAGTGGGTCTACGAGAACGTCCCCCACGTGACGCCCGCCTCCTTCAAGATCCTCTTCCACGCGGTCGAGGCGGGAAACATCCTCCTTCTCGGGAAGAAGGACGTCGAGGCGATCTTCAACTCCAATGAATTCCTTCGCGGGCTCGGTCCGAAAGCCAAGGAGATCTTCGCGCCGGCGCCGGCCGTCGCCCAGGCCCTCCCCGCGCTCGAGTCGGCGCCTCCCCCGGAAGCCGCAGCCACCGAAGAGAGCAAGCTGCTCGATTCGCTGGCCGGAAGCGACCTGCTGCCCACCGCGATCCCCCTCCAGGTCCGAACCGACGTATACCAGGCCACGAAGGGAGATTCGTTCGCCGTCGTCACGCTCGCCGTGGCGCGCGCCGACGCCGGCTCCCCTCTCCTCGGCTTCGCCCGGTTCGCCGCGGAATCCGGGGACGTCCGCGCGGTCACCCTCGCGGCGCCCGACAGTTTCCTGCCGGCCGAGACGGAAAACGCCGATCCCTCGAGCTCCGTCCTGCTGTTCCAGGGAGGCGCCGGATTGCACCCCGGCCGCTACATCCTGCTCGCGGGAGTTCGCAGCCCGGAAACCGGCAAAGCGGGCGTCGTGAAACAATCGATCGAGATTCCGAAATACGAGGGGGGCGGCTTGGCGCTGAGCACCGTCGCCCTGGTCCGGAAGCTGGAAGGACCCCTGACCCCGCCGGCCGTGACGGACGGAAAGAAGGCTCCGTTCTACCTCGGCTCCTTCCGCGTCGTGCCGTCCCTGGACGGCGTCTTCAAGCAGGGAACCGACATGGCCTGGTACTATCAAATCTACAACGCGGCGACGGATCCTGCGACGGGGCAGCCCAACCTGACCATCCAATACGACTTCCTTCTGAAACAGAAGGGGGACTACCATCCCGTCACCGCGCCCCAGATCGAGAAGAACCGGACGAGTCAGATCGCCGCCTTCTCCTTCCAGCTCATCAAGCCCACCGCTACCCAGAAGGGCTGGGTGGACGGCGATTACAAGCTGGCCATCAAGGTCACCGACGAGGTCGCGCAGAAAAGCGTCACCCAGGAGATTCCCTTCCGGGTGATCCCTTAG